A single region of the Dyella humicola genome encodes:
- a CDS encoding acetylornithine transaminase produces MHSQDPSAQSLIDLGKRYWLPVYRPRDVVLDHGKGSRVWDTQGRDYIDFGAGIAVNALGHQDPDLLEALTTQAHKLWHTSNVFYSEPPLHLAEELVAASGFAERVFLCNSGTEANEAAIKLVRKWASSQGREADKRVIVTFRGSFHGRTLAAVTATAQPKYQEGYEPLPGGFRYLDFNDVGALEAAFAHGDVAAVMLEPVQGEGGVLPAAPGFIKRVRELCDKHGALLVLDEIQCGMGRTGSLFAYVQDQATPDIVTLAKALGCGFPIGAMLVGPKVAETMQFGAHGTTFGGNPLAAAVARVALRKLSSEEVLGNVQHQSQALRDGLARINASVDLFDEVRGRGLMLGAVLKDAHKGKAGSVLDHAAAHGLLLLQAGPDVLRFVPALNIGDADIAEGLQRLEAALRSYLET; encoded by the coding sequence ATGCATTCGCAAGACCCTTCCGCCCAGTCCCTGATCGATCTCGGCAAGCGCTACTGGCTGCCGGTGTATCGACCGCGCGATGTGGTGCTGGATCACGGCAAGGGCTCGCGCGTGTGGGACACCCAGGGGCGCGACTACATCGATTTCGGCGCCGGCATCGCGGTGAACGCCTTGGGCCATCAGGATCCCGATCTGCTGGAAGCGCTCACCACCCAGGCGCACAAGCTTTGGCACACCAGCAATGTGTTCTACAGCGAGCCGCCGCTGCACCTGGCCGAAGAGCTGGTGGCCGCGTCGGGCTTTGCCGAGCGCGTCTTCCTGTGCAACTCCGGCACCGAAGCGAACGAAGCGGCGATCAAGCTCGTGCGCAAATGGGCCTCGTCGCAGGGCCGCGAGGCCGACAAGCGCGTCATCGTCACCTTCCGCGGCTCGTTCCATGGCCGCACCCTCGCTGCCGTCACCGCCACCGCGCAGCCGAAGTACCAGGAAGGCTACGAGCCGCTACCAGGCGGCTTCCGCTATCTGGACTTCAATGATGTGGGCGCGCTTGAAGCTGCCTTCGCCCACGGTGACGTGGCGGCCGTGATGCTGGAGCCGGTGCAGGGTGAGGGCGGCGTGCTGCCTGCCGCGCCAGGCTTCATCAAGCGTGTGCGCGAGCTGTGCGACAAGCACGGCGCGCTCTTGGTCCTGGACGAAATTCAGTGCGGCATGGGCCGTACCGGTTCGCTGTTCGCCTACGTGCAGGATCAGGCGACCCCGGACATCGTGACCCTGGCCAAGGCGCTCGGTTGCGGCTTCCCGATCGGCGCCATGCTGGTGGGCCCCAAGGTGGCCGAGACCATGCAGTTCGGCGCACACGGCACCACCTTTGGCGGCAATCCGCTGGCAGCGGCGGTGGCGCGGGTCGCGCTGCGTAAGCTGTCATCGGAGGAAGTTCTGGGCAATGTGCAGCACCAATCGCAGGCGCTGCGCGATGGCCTGGCGCGCATCAACGCATCGGTGGATCTATTCGACGAAGTGCGCGGCCGTGGCCTGATGCTCGGCGCGGTGCTGAAGGATGCGCATAAGGGCAAGGCAGGTTCGGTGCTCGATCACGCTGCGGCGCATGGTCTGCTGCTGCTGCAGGCCGGGCCGGACGTGCTGCGCTTCGTGCCGGCACTCAATATCGGCGACGCCGATATCGCTGAAGGTTTGCAACGCCTGGAAGCCGCGCTGCGTTCCTATCTGGAGACCTGA
- a CDS encoding ion transporter translates to MGQPKPLQSESSVAPATQSGWRARWFHIIFAHDDAPGRLFDLVLIVAILSSILVTMLDTVVDLSERFETAFYVLEWIFTIAFTVEYVMRLAVVAKPRRYALSFYGIIDLLAVLPTYLSLVVTGSQYLLVIRAVRILRIFRILKMARYVGEADLLWSALERARHKILIFVSTILTLVLIFGALMYLVEGPQHGFTSIPRAMYWAIVTLTTVGYGDITPHTVLGQVLTSLIMLVGYSIIAVPTGIFAAELAAGIRDARQRTVCPGCQLDDHNADARYCRRCGTELTRTPQ, encoded by the coding sequence ATGGGCCAGCCGAAGCCGCTTCAGAGTGAGTCTTCCGTCGCTCCCGCGACCCAGAGTGGCTGGCGTGCCCGCTGGTTTCACATCATCTTCGCTCACGACGACGCGCCGGGACGCCTGTTCGACCTCGTGCTGATCGTGGCCATCCTGTCGAGCATTCTGGTCACCATGCTCGACACCGTGGTCGACCTGTCCGAGCGGTTCGAGACGGCGTTCTATGTGCTGGAATGGATCTTCACGATCGCCTTCACCGTGGAATACGTGATGCGCCTGGCCGTGGTGGCAAAGCCGCGCCGCTACGCGTTGAGCTTCTACGGCATCATCGACCTGCTGGCCGTGCTGCCGACCTATCTCAGCCTGGTCGTCACCGGCAGCCAATACCTGCTGGTGATCCGCGCTGTGCGCATCCTGCGCATCTTCCGCATTCTGAAGATGGCGCGTTACGTGGGCGAGGCGGATCTGCTGTGGAGCGCGCTGGAGCGTGCACGCCACAAGATCCTGATCTTCGTCAGCACCATCCTGACCCTGGTGTTGATCTTCGGTGCGCTGATGTATCTGGTCGAAGGGCCACAGCACGGCTTCACCAGCATTCCGCGCGCGATGTACTGGGCCATCGTGACCCTGACGACGGTGGGCTACGGCGACATCACGCCGCACACCGTGCTGGGCCAGGTACTCACCTCGCTGATCATGCTGGTGGGCTACAGCATCATCGCGGTTCCCACCGGCATCTTTGCGGCGGAACTGGCCGCCGGCATCCGTGATGCGCGCCAGCGCACGGTATGCCCGGGCTGCCAGCTCGACGATCACAACGCCGATGCGCGCTACTGCCGCCGCTGCGGGACTGAGCTGACGCGCACACCGCAGTAG
- the hemL gene encoding glutamate-1-semialdehyde 2,1-aminomutase: MTTNHELFQRAQHLMPGGVNSPVRAFKSVGGEPFFTARADGAYLWDVEGKRYIDYVGSWGPMIAGHNHPHVREAVERAVKNGLSYGTPCPAEVTMAETITRLVPSIDMVRMVNSGTEATMSAIRVARGATGRNKIVKFEGCYHGHGDSFLVKAGSGALTFGVPTSPGVPKANADLTLTLAYNDLEAARVLFDEYGSDIAGLIIEPVAGNMNCIPPKEGYLQGLRELCTKHGALLIFDEVMTGFRVALGGAQAYYGVTPDLTTFGKIIGGGMPVGAYGGRRELMQQVAPAGPIYQAGTLSGNPVAMAAGLAMLELIQAPGFYEQLAARTRLLTDGLQAVADGEGLAFSTNRVGGMFGLFFTGEKVDTYAQATAADTALFNRFFHGMLERGVYLAPSAFEAGFVSSAHTEQDIADTLEAARAAMRSARAG; encoded by the coding sequence ATGACCACCAACCACGAACTCTTCCAACGCGCGCAGCACTTGATGCCGGGCGGCGTGAACTCGCCGGTGCGCGCTTTCAAGTCGGTGGGCGGCGAACCGTTCTTTACTGCACGCGCGGACGGTGCCTATCTGTGGGATGTGGAAGGCAAGCGCTATATCGACTATGTCGGCTCATGGGGCCCGATGATCGCGGGTCACAACCACCCGCATGTGCGCGAGGCGGTGGAGCGGGCGGTGAAGAACGGCCTGTCCTATGGCACGCCCTGCCCCGCCGAAGTGACCATGGCCGAGACGATTACGCGCCTGGTGCCCTCGATCGACATGGTGCGCATGGTCAACTCGGGCACCGAGGCGACGATGTCGGCCATCCGCGTCGCCCGTGGCGCCACGGGGCGCAACAAGATCGTGAAGTTCGAGGGCTGCTACCACGGCCATGGCGACAGCTTCCTGGTGAAGGCGGGCTCGGGCGCGCTGACGTTTGGCGTACCCACCTCGCCCGGCGTACCCAAGGCGAATGCCGATCTCACATTGACTCTGGCCTATAACGATCTGGAGGCCGCACGCGTGCTGTTCGATGAGTACGGCAGCGACATTGCCGGCCTGATCATCGAGCCGGTGGCCGGCAACATGAACTGCATCCCGCCGAAGGAAGGCTACCTGCAAGGCCTGCGCGAGCTGTGCACGAAGCATGGCGCGTTGTTGATTTTCGACGAGGTGATGACCGGCTTCCGTGTCGCCCTGGGTGGCGCGCAGGCGTATTACGGCGTCACACCGGATCTCACCACGTTCGGCAAGATCATTGGCGGCGGCATGCCGGTGGGCGCCTATGGCGGTCGCCGCGAACTGATGCAGCAGGTGGCGCCGGCCGGCCCGATCTATCAGGCGGGCACGCTGTCGGGTAACCCGGTCGCCATGGCCGCTGGCCTGGCGATGCTGGAGTTGATCCAGGCGCCGGGCTTTTACGAGCAGCTCGCAGCCCGCACCCGCCTGCTCACCGACGGACTGCAGGCTGTGGCGGACGGTGAAGGGCTGGCCTTCAGCACGAACCGTGTCGGTGGCATGTTCGGTCTGTTTTTCACCGGCGAGAAGGTCGACACCTACGCCCAGGCCACTGCCGCGGATACGGCGCTGTTCAACCGCTTCTTCCACGGCATGCTGGAACGCGGCGTGTACCTGGCGCCCTCGGCGTTCGAAGCCGGCTTTGTTTCCAGCGCGCATACCGAGCAGGACATCGCCGATACGCTGGAAGCGGCACGGGCCGCCATGCGCTCCGCCCGCGCCGGGTAA
- the thiE gene encoding thiamine phosphate synthase → MHARLRGRGLYVITDGPRPDLLEVVAQALAGGAQLVQYRDKTTDSARRLAEARVIQALCADRGIPMIVNDDIELARAAGADGVHLGEDDGDVAAARNALGQQAIIGVSCYDSLERARALAAAGADYVAFGAFFPSPTKPNAGRASPELLRQSAALGVPRVAIGGITPDNGGSLIEAGADYLAVISAVFGAPDVRAAAECFAQLFPSH, encoded by the coding sequence ATGCATGCTCGACTTCGGGGCCGCGGCCTCTATGTGATCACCGACGGCCCCCGCCCCGACCTGCTGGAGGTAGTGGCCCAAGCCCTCGCCGGCGGTGCCCAGCTGGTGCAGTACCGCGACAAGACGACGGATAGCGCGCGCCGGCTGGCCGAAGCGCGCGTTATCCAGGCGCTATGCGCCGACCGAGGTATTCCGATGATCGTCAACGACGATATCGAGCTGGCCCGGGCCGCGGGCGCCGACGGGGTGCACCTGGGCGAAGACGATGGCGACGTCGCTGCCGCGCGGAACGCATTGGGGCAGCAGGCCATCATTGGCGTGTCCTGTTACGACTCGCTGGAGCGGGCCCGTGCGCTGGCCGCTGCCGGCGCCGACTATGTCGCCTTTGGCGCCTTCTTCCCCTCGCCCACCAAGCCGAACGCAGGGCGTGCCTCGCCTGAACTGCTGCGACAGAGCGCCGCGCTGGGCGTGCCCCGGGTGGCGATTGGCGGCATCACCCCGGACAATGGCGGATCCCTGATCGAAGCCGGCGCAGACTATCTGGCCGTGATTTCGGCCGTGTTCGGCGCTCCGGACGTGCGCGCCGCCGCCGAATGCTTTGCCCAACTTTTCCCTTCGCATTGA